In one Myripristis murdjan chromosome 5, fMyrMur1.1, whole genome shotgun sequence genomic region, the following are encoded:
- the LOC115359836 gene encoding gastrula zinc finger protein XlCGF57.1-like, which translates to MRNHTGEKPFVCSTCDKGFARKDHLKSHMRNHTGEKPFVCSTCDKGKGFAHKGDLISHMRNHTGEKPFVCSTCDKGFAHQGDLSKHMRIHTGEKPFICSTCGKGFAHKGDLISHMRNHTGEKPFICATCDKGFAWKGHLRKHMRIHTGEKPFICSTCDKGFAHQGDLSKHMRIHTGEKPFICSTCDKGFAWKGDLSKHMRIHTGEKPFICSTCDRGFAWKGHLRKHMRIHTGEKPFICSTCDKGFAHQGDLSKHMRIHTGEKPFICSTCDKGFAWKGHLREHMRIHTGEKPFVCSTCDKGFAWKGDLRRHTRIHTGEKPFVCSTCDKGFAWKGDLSKHMRIHTGENL; encoded by the exons ATGAGaaaccacactggagagaaaccatttgtcTGCTCCACCTGTGATAAAGGGTTTGCCCGGAAAGATCACCTCAAATCACACATGAGaaaccacactggagagaaaccatttgtcTGCTCCACCTGTGATAAAGG TAAAGGGTTTGCACATAAAGGAGACCTCATATCACACATGAGaaaccacactggagagaaaccatttgtcTGCTCCACCTGTGATAAAGGGTTTGCACATCAAGGAGACCTCAgcaaacacatgagaatccacactggagagaaaccgttcatctgctccacctgtggtaaagggtttgcacaTAAAGGAGACCTCATATCACACATGAGaaaccacactggagagaaaccgttcatCTGCGCCACCTGTGATAAAGGGTTTGCCTGGAAAGGACACCTCAggaaacacatgagaatccacactggagagaaaccgttcatCTGCTCCACCTGTGATAAAGGGTTTGCACATCAAGGAGACCTCAGCAAACACATGAGAAttcacactggagagaaaccattcatctGCTCCACCTGTGATAAAGGGTTTGCCTGGAAAGGAGACCTCAgcaaacacatgagaatccacactggagagaaaccgttcatCTGCTCCACCTGTGATAGAGGGTTTGCCTGGAAAGGACACCTCAggaaacacatgagaatccacactggagagaaaccgttcatCTGCTCCACCTGTGATAAAGGGTTTGCACATCAAGGAGACCTCAGCAAACACATGAGAAttcacactggagagaaaccattcatctGCTCCACCTGTGATAAAGGGTTTGCCTGGAAAGGACACCTCAGGgaacacatgagaatccacactggagagaaaccatttgtcTGCTCCACCTGTGATAAAGGGTTTGCCTGGAAAGGAGACCTCAGGAGACACAccagaatccacactggagagaaaccattcgtctGCTCCACCTGTGATAAAGGGTTTGCCTGGAAAGGAGACCTCAgcaaacacatgagaatccacactggagagaaccTGTAG